The genome window TTCTTTCATCATAACTGCGAATTTCCTTTTTTCCGTTCAATAGAACCGCAAATTTAGAACTTTGTAAAGCAGAATTGGAACGCTTCTTTTACAAACCGTCAAAATTGAAATTGGATGTATCCTCTTCCGTTTCCGATTCTTCCGAATGCGATCCGTCCGATCCCGGATGAGAATCGTAACCCGGATCGTATTGAAAATCTCCGTGCGATTCCCGAGCGTGTTTTTTCTGAGCGACCGCGGGCTCGTCTTCGGATACGAACGCGCTTTCCTGTTTCGGTAATTCGAGTTCCGGTTCCCCTTCCTCTTTCATTTTCATCAAAAGGGAGAATCCCTTCGGCTCTTTAACGAACTCGGGAAAGTATTCGTAAAACAATTTTGCGGATACGACTCTGAATTTGTACGGATACGCTTTCTTGTATGTTTCGGAAGGTTCGACGTCGGGAAGCTGCTGGAACCCGATCCGATCCTCGAAATCGTTGAATTCCTGTTTGGTGAAGACCGGCATTCTTTCCGTGATCAGATCTTTTAGAATGATCCAATCCAATTTGAACCGCATCCGATACCCCTGAAACGCGGAGGATCTCTGAATCAGGTTGACGAGTCTTTTTAAAGGATAATCCCTCTTTGCGTACGGCGTCAGATAAATAAGAAGATATCTCTGCGAAAATCCGAGAGGTTCCCAGACGCGTTCCGGATATAATTTTCCTTCCTCCGATTTCAGGTCGTCGATGATCGATTGTAACTCGGGAACGATTTCTGTCTGTTCCGTATAGAATTCCTGTTTTTCGATTTCGCCGAATTCTCCATAGTAAAGCCATTTGTATAGGTCGGCTATTTCAAAGACGGGGTGATAGATTAAGAATCGATCGAGGAATTCGATCTTTTCTTCGCGGGTTTTGTTATCGTCGATTTCTCTCTGAATCATCGCTTGGATCCTCGTCTTTGACCGCGAACAACTCGGACTGATTTAAAATCCGAAGGATATTCTCCCGATGCGTTAATATGATTCCGAAAGAGATGAAGATCATTGTCCCCAAAACCCAATACGAAATTTCTTCGTGCAAAAGAAGAACCGAGGAAAAAGCATAAACGAGAGGAAGCGTAAGGGAAGCAAAAATTGATCCCAAAGAAACGAATTTAAAAAATTTATAAACCGCCAAAAAAACCAAGACCGCGCCCAAACAGGCGATCGGAGTCAAAACCAAAAATACGCCTAACGTAGTCGCTACGCCCTTCCCG of Leptospira sanjuanensis contains these proteins:
- the plsY gene encoding glycerol-3-phosphate 1-O-acyltransferase PlsY, translated to MNYAIFTLLSFGAGSIPFGYWIALRFAGMDIRKFGSKNIGATNVGRLVGWKFGFPVLLLDVAKGMLPVYLAGVFVPEGGIPFQLACGVLSVTGHMFSPFLGFRGGKGVATTLGVFLVLTPIACLGAVLVFLAVYKFFKFVSLGSIFASLTLPLVYAFSSVLLLHEEISYWVLGTMIFISFGIILTHRENILRILNQSELFAVKDEDPSDDSERNRR